In Chryseobacterium sp. C-71, the genomic window ACGGATTTATTTGCGAAAACTGCATCGAGCAGGCACATTCTATCGTAAAAGAAAGTGTTTCTCCTACAGGATATTCTCCTGCAGAAACAATTGATGAATTAAAAAAACCAAAGCAGATAAAAGAGTTTCTTGATCAGTATGTAATCGGGCAGGATCAGGCAAAAAAACAGCTGTCAATTGCTGTTTATAATCATTATAAAAGATTGCTTCACGCAAAAGAAGAAAACAGAGAAGTTGAGCTTGAGAAATCAAACATCATCATGATTGGTGAGACAGGAACGGGTAAGACTTTATTGGCAAAAACTATTGCTAAAGAACTAAATGTCCCTTTTTGTATTGTAGATGCTACGATTTTAACAGAAGCAGGATACGTAGGTGAAGACGTAGAAAGTATTTTGTCAAGACTTCTAATGGTAGCTGACTACGATGTAGAAAAGGCGGAGAAAGGAATTGTCTTCATAGACGAAATTGATAAAATTGCAAGAAAATCTGATAATCCAAGCATCACAAGAGATGTTTCCGGAGAAGGTGTACAGCAAGGTTTATTGAAATTGTTGGAAGGAAGTATTGTAAACGTTCCGCCACAAGGAGGAAGAAAACATCCGGATCAAAAATACATTCAGGTAAATACCCAAAATATTCTTTTCATTGCAGGTGGAGCTTTTGATGGGATCAAAGAGATCATCGAAAGAAGAATGAATAAGCAAGCCATTGGTTTTAGCTCTGAAAAAATTAACAAAGTGGGAGAAGATGATTATATATTAACAAATCTTAATGCTATTGATCTTCGTTCTTTTGGATTAATTCCTGAGCTTTTGGGAAGGTTTCCAATCATCACTTACTTAGAGAAGTTGACTAAAGAAACGATGATAAGAATTATGACTGAGCCTAAGAATTCTATTACCAATCAATTTGTTGAACTATTCAAGATGGATGGTACTAAACTGATCTTTACAGAAAGCTCAATCGACAAAATTGTAGAAGAGACGATGGAAAAAGGCCTTGGAGCAAGGGGGCTCAGAGGAACTACCGAAAAAGTATTAGAAGACTATATGTTCTCAATAGGTGAGGATGAAGAAATCATATTGACAGAAGATAATATTTTGATTAATAAGTGAATTTAATATTTTTTTTAAAAAAATGTTATATCTTTGTCGGTGAAAATTGTATTAACACACAAAAATAATATACAATGAAAAAAAATTTATTAGCTATAGGACTTTTAGCGATTGGTTATTCTGTTCAGGCGCAGAATGTTCTACTACATGTAGATGACGCTGCTAAAATGTATGTAAGTGCAGGAACTCTCGTTTATAACGGTGGAGGCTTGCAATCTCGAGGCAGTGGAGTTATTGACCTTCATGGTAACATGATGGTTGTAGGTACTACTGCTGATGGTATTAAAAGGATACCTACTGATGGAACAGGTGGTACATCAGTTACCCCCAACCCTACCAATGTTATTCTTAGAATAAACACACCAGGTACTCCGGTTACTTCGACGTATGGACAGCTTTACATTAAAGGGATTCCACAGAATAACATAACAGGATCTGTTGATAAAGAGTATGCAGCTACAAAGCATGGTGCATATCAGCAACTTGGTGTTCCGTTTTTCAATAAAACCTTTGCCTCTCTGAGCTCAGAGTTAGGTGGAGGATTTGATGAAATTAGATGGAATGGTAGAGAAATTCTAAAATGGAGTAATACGAACTTAAGATTTGATGGTTCTAATCCTCCAAGCACTCCAATTCCTAACGCAAGTGTTGCAGGCATTACAATTGGTTTAAGCACCACAACAACTTTAGCAGATAGAACGGCATATTATGCTGTGGGAACTGGTACTTATGTTCCTACTACATTAAGTACTGTGAAAGGTAGACCATTTGCAGACGGAGACGGTTTGGGTAGCGTTGCTGTTGGAACCAATGTTGTAAATTTAACTCCTTCTACCATTCCGGCATCTTTTGGGATTGGTGGTAATAATAGAAACGTATATCAAGAGAAATATAATACTTACATAGGTGATGCGTTTGATCCTATTCCGGCATGGACGGCACCAACATTTGGAAAATATTTGTATCAATACTCTAATCCTTTTCTTACCAATATAGATTTATCTATGATAGGGTTTGTAGAGGCAGGTGCAACTACTGATAACAATAACATATCAAATATTTGGGGGGTTATTGTTGATCCTCAAAATGTTACTTGGAATTCAAATACAGGTGGAACTGCAACATATGCAGAAACTCAAAAGGTTACTTTTGATGTATCTGGAAAACCTCTGGGTAATTTACCTAGTTTGGTTATCAAGCCTTTGAATACTTTTAAAATAAAACTGAGAACTGCTACAGCTCATACATTAGACTTCGATAACTTAAGAAGGTTTGCATTTACAGCAAGAACGGAAGATGCTGCTAATCCTTATTCAGTAACGGCGTCTAAGAATACAAACTCAGGCAGTATAAAACAGTTAGGTGTATTGGCACTTGATGCTGCAGGAAATCAGATAGGTGAAACTTTCTATGTTGTAGCACCTCACTTTACTACAGGTAATATCACTGACCCTAGCCTTGGTTCGGTACAAGCAATGACTTCTACTACATCTGCAATGATTCAGACATTTGAAGAAAGTGTGAATGGAGGAGTAGATCCTAATTATTCTTCTGCATATAGATTATACATTAATGAGGCTAATGAGAATAATTATAAAGGTAAAAGAATTGATTTAAGCATATTTGGTCAGAATGTAGCTTCACTTAAATTTGAAGTTAGAGATGATACTGTTTTAATTCCTAACAATACTCATACTTTATCTAGTGGTACAGGGTTTTACTATAGTGTAGGTAACGGTCAGGCTGCACAAATATATCAAGGCGCAGTTATTCCTGTAAATGCTTCTAATTTCGGTCTTTATTATGGAACTCCACAAACACAAGGAGCTTTAAACACGGGTGATTTAACTAAAAAGTCAAGAACATTAGTTACTTATAACCCTAATATTGATCATTACATAGTTCGTTTTGATTCAGATTGGAAATCTGCGTCTATTGAAGTCTTCGATGCAAGCGGTAAGCTGGTTATTTCTGAAAAGTCTGTGAAAACAGATTCAGACTACGTTATAAAATTAGATTCAAGTCTTAAGGCTTTCTATGTTGTAAAAGTAGTAGGTAACGACGGAACTATAGTAAATAGCAAAATATTAATAAAATAAACTAAGACATGAAATTTCTTGTAAAAAAAATATTACCTCTTCTTTTTTTGGTAGTCTATGGTCTAGGTAGTGCACAAAATACACCAGGTACTCCATGTTTTCCAGGTGATCCTTGTGAAAAACCGCCCGCACCAATTGATATGTACGTCTATGTTTTAGTAATCGCAGCCATTTTAATGATTGCACATTTTGCTAAAAAATACAAGGCGCAAAAAATATAAAAATTTTATTAAAATATTTGAAACTCTCTGATTAGTCAGAGAGTTTTTTTATTTTTACGTAATAAAATTGTGGTGATGCAAAATACAGGCACTCATGAAGAATATACAATTTTATACAATCCTTAAAAAAAGATTTAATATCTAAATATGAAAAAGATATTCGTAGTATCAGGAATGTTGTCTGCATTCTCATTGCAGGCACAGTTTTCTGTAAACATTCAGGCACCCGCAGATTTCAAAGAGCAGGAAGCTATTTTATATACGCTCAATGGTTCCAAAGACATCATCGTTACAAAAGAACTCAATAAGAATAATTCATGGACTTTCAAATATCCCAAAAACTATTCGGGGATGATGAAGGTTTACTTTCCCAGTACCAATAACAGTGTCAGCTTTATTTCTGAAAATAAGAATGTAAGTATCAAGCTTGAAACTCTTAATAACAAAGTTAAAAACGTTATTTATCAGGATGAAGCCAATGAATTGATGAACAGTATTCAGGAATCATCTCAAAAGAAGGAAATGATACTTCCAGCTCTGACTCAGATAAAAGAATATTATAAAGACAATACAGATTTTGGTAAAGCACTTACGTCAGAGATAGGAAGACTTTCGGGAACAAGTACCGCTGATTTTTCTAAACATCCTTTTGTCTCTTATTACAATACCAATTATGCAAAGTTTTTATCAAACGATCCTACCAAGAAAGTTAGTCAGGATGAAGTAATAGATTTCTTTGATAAGTCAAATGACATGCTTGAATCATCATCACTAGTAAGACCTATTTTAGTGTCTTTTCTAAACTCTGGTGGAAATACCAATGTTGGGCAGTCTGTAGATAAGTTATTAGACAAGTTAAAGGTAGAAACGCCACGTGGACAAACCGTTTTATCAGAATTGATTGATATTTTTGATATCTATGAGATGACTGAGTTTAAAAATAAATATTTGACACTCGCAAAAAACCTCAAATGTACCATTACAGATAGATTGGCATCAACTATAAAGTCTAATGCTAATGTAGAAATTGGGGCGATATTCCCTAATTACAAATTTCAATCTGCGGTTAATACGACTGCTAAGTCGATTGCTGATGTAAAGGCAGATAAAAAAGTGATTGTATTCTGGTCTTCTACCTGCTCTCATTGTGAAAGTGAACTTCCGAAACTTCTGGAAAAATATAATGATATGAAAGCCAAAAACATTCAAATCATTGGTCTTTCTTTAGATGCTGACAAAGATTCTTACACGAAGAAAATTGTAGCCTTCCCATGGATCAATGATTCAGAATTGAGAGGTTGGAATAGTTCTTATGCGGAAACTTACAATGTACATGCAACACCAAGCTATTTTATTTTGGATGCTAACAATAAGATTATCAGCAAACCAGATCATGTAGGCGATGTTTTATCATATTTAAATCTAAAATAATTTTGGTAGATGTCAAATATTTTATATATTTGCACCACCAAAAAGGCGAGGTAGCTCAGTCGGTTAGAGCGCAGGATTCATAACCCTGAGGTCACGGGTTCAATTCCCGTCTTCGCTACAGTAAAACCCCTAGTAATAGGGGTTTTGTCGTTTATATATGTTCTCTTCTAAGTCTCTTGATTTTTATACTAAAAAGGTCATTATTTCTTTGCAATTGAATAATAATACTGAAACTTAATTTTTGGTTTAAAATTTATTGATTTAAGTAAACGATTGCATTTTTCTAATTAAAGATTCTAAAGGAAAATTTTATAAAATTTCATTAAATTTTCATTCTGAAGCAATGAATTAATATTTTAGGTGAAAATTTTACTTTCTTTTCAGTTTTTTTAGCTGCAAAATGTCGCAATAATTTTAAAATTCATTTAAAAAAAGAATTTTTTTTAGAATTTCAATAAAAAAAACATTGTGATTTTGTAGAGTAAATTTAATACAATGATACTTGTTTCTTATTGATAAATTAATAATATATTCTTTTTTTATTAATATATTTTCAAATATAAGAATGAAATATAATTAATAAGTAAATCATTAAAAAGAGATTAATAAATAGTGTATATTTAAGAAATCATAAAGTTTTCTTAAAGTTTAATTAAAATGGGGGATGGTATTTTGAAATATGAATTATTGTCGTATTTTTACAAAGCCTTGAATGAGGGAACAAGTCAAGGTAATAAATTTTTTTTCATCATTTGTGTTTTTAGAATCGTATCGCCTGATACGATTCTTTTTTTTGTTTTCACTTTTCGTAACGAACTAACAAATCAATGAAATAAGAATAAGTAACCGAACCTTCCTGCTGATTACTTTTTAAAAATAGATTGTTTGTAAAGCCGAAAAAATCATTGAGCCAACCTTGGTGTTGTAAGATGAACTTTCTTTCGTAAGCCCTGTCTCTTTTCATTCCTGCAGAATAATTTTTAAGCACATTATTGACAAAATTTTCATCTTCATAAACTATAGAGTTTAAAAGACTTTTTAAAGTAAAATATTCGGTGCTGTATCTAAGTTCAGGATTAGAGGAATTGACACCAATTAAATATCCAATAAAATTGGCTTCTTGTTCACGGGCAAATCCGAGCTGATGAGAACTTTCATGAGCCAAAGTAAAGAGTAGGTAAGAAGACGGTAATTCGGCGTTATATTGAGCTTCTGCAGTGAAAGGGTTGTAATATCCCAAGATGCCCGTAAAACTCATTATATTTTTAAATAAACTTGGTTTAAAAGAATTGATGTTATCTGCCTTTTTATCAGAAATGAAAGACGGAAGTTTATTTTGCTGATTCAGAATTTCAACCTGGATATTTTTGGTATTTAAAGCATTGAAAACTCCTTGTTGATTTTCATTGACAAGCGATCTTGTCTGTTTGCATTTTTCAAGGTATTTTAGAGCTAATTTTTTTCTTTTTTCTAGTGTAATTTCTGTCTCAGGAAGTTTTGTAATAATCGGTTTTTGGAAGTAAAGCATTCCCCAAAAAATCTGATATGTAAAATAAAAGATATTCAGGAGAATCAGTATTTTCAAAAGTGATTCATTTCTACTTTTCTTCTTAAAACATTTAATGATAAAATAGAAAAGAAAAACTCCCAACAAGATATATAATACGTCTCCTACTGAAAACGGAATCCAAGAAAATATAAGCTGATGTATTTTTTTTTGAATTTCAAATAAGCTTTCAAAGGCGGAAATCATCACTCTCGACTTTGAAAATATAAAGAACAAAAGAATTTGGACAACTAAAATAGCTGCCCAAAATCTTTTTTTATGATATGTTTTTGACTTGTTAATGTCCACTTCCTTTAGAGATTTTATCCAAATCAATTCCCTGAGATCTTAAAATACTACTTACACGGAGTGCATAGAACGCTAAATAAGCAAAGCAAATAACACCTACAATATAACTAAAGTGAATATTCGTTAAATCTGCAACGTACCCCTGTATAAGACTTACAATTCCACCACCCATAATCATCATAATTAAAAGCCCGGAACCTTGATTGGTATGCTTTCCTAATCCATTAATAGCTAAAGCAAAAATACAAGGCCAAAGCGTAGAACAGAAAAGCCCGACACTTGTAAAAGCGTAAACTGAAGTCATGCCAGTTGTAAACATTCCGATCAGTAGAGCTGCAATTCCTGCAGTAGAGAAGATAAGAAGCATCCTTGCGGGGTTTCCTTTACTCATAACGTCGCAGATAATCATTGCAATGATAATTAATCCATACACATAAAACGGACTTAAATCATGTTTTGCTACTGCATTGACAAGCAAGAAAACAGCGAAAGCTAAATAGGGAGCCAAGAATCTGAGTATTTTTTTGAATCCGGCTTTGATGTCAAAAGCATCTACTGCTCCTGTCCAACGCCCAATCATCATTGATGCCCAATATAGCGAGATGTAAGGGGCAACTTCTTTGGTGGAAAACCCTAGATCTTTTTCCATATATGCGGGAAGGTTACTTGCTGTAGAAACTTCTACCCCTACATAAACAAAGATGGCAATCATACCTAAAACAAGTTGAGGAAATTGAAGAGCAGATTTTTTATGTGAGCCTACAGTTTCTTCTTCTACATCTTCCAAAATAGTCGGAGTAATAGCAGGAAGAGAAGAAAATCTAAGCATGATAGCCACTAGAACGAAGGCAGCACCTAAAATTAAATACGGAATTTTTACACTTTCAATACTTATCTTATCACTTGCTGCTGTTGCAGATCCGAAAATTGCAAATGAAACAATAAGCGGGCCGATGGTTGTTCCCAAATTGTTGATTCCTCCCGCCATGGTCAATCTTTGAGAGCCTGTTTCTGATGGCCCAACTTCAATAGCTAAAGGATTGGCAACAATCTGTTGTAGAGAAAATCCTAAACCTACAATAAACAGACCCGAAATCATAAGAGGGAATGAGCCCATATTGGCAGCTGGATAAAACAATAAGGTACCAGAAGCCGAAATTAAAAGACCAACAATAAGTCCGTTTTTGTAACCAATTTTGTTAACCAAATCTTGTTTAATTCCTTTTGAAACCGCCATGTAAATCAATGATCCCACGGTATATGCTACATAAAAGCATATTTGAACAAGCATACTCTCGGTTTGAGACAAGTTGAATGCCTCTTTAAATACAGGAATAAGAATATCGTTGCTCGCTGCAACAAATCCCCAGAAAAAAAATACGGTTACTAGAGGGATAAATTGGCCCCAGTTAGTTTGTTTAGAATAATTTGACATATTTGTTTTTTAGTAAAATCTAATCAACAAATATAATTTTTTTCTTTGATTAACTGTAATCAGTTAAAGTTTTTTTTATTGTCTCGAATGAAGACATTTTTAAATCTTTCGGAGACTCGGTTGGCTCGAGAATATCGTTGAAGTAAACTTTCACTTTTCCTGGGAAACCTTTAGAGTTATCAAACGGAAACATTTCTTTTAAGCCAATGAATGTAAAAATAGCAATTGGTGAATGATGTTTTGAAGATAAGGTGAATGCGCCATCTTTAAATTGGTCTAAAACTATGGAGGTATCATCAGGAACCCCACCTTCCGGAAAAAGTACGATGCTGTTGCTTTCTTCCATTTTTTCTGCACACCTTCGGTAAACATCGGCGCGGCTTCTTGGGCTGCTGCGGTCTACCATCACACAGATTCTTTTATAAATCGTTCCGAAAATAGGAATTTTCACCAGTTCTATTTTCCCGACATAACAAAGCGGATGATTGGGAAATAAAATACACGGAAGCATGATATCCATAATCGAAGTATGATTGGAGATGACTACATACTGGGTATTTTTATCGATTTTCTTATCAGTAAGATTGATGAGCTCGTATCTCATTCCCATTCCGTAAAAAACTCCGTAACACCAGATTCTGATGAAAATGTAAGCGTACTTGTAGGTTTTCTTGTTGAGAGAAAATAAGTAAACGGGTAAACCTAATAAGATTGTCAGCAAAAATGCCAAAACAACCAGCCAAAACCTCCAGAGATAATTTAAAATCTTTACCACAAATCAACCGTTAAAAATTACTTTTTTCTTCACCGAATAGTTCAGAATCGATACCAATAGAATCGCTGCGATTTTACTGATCATTTCCGGACTCAAGGTATAAAAAATTAAATCAATATTATCGTTAA contains:
- the clpX gene encoding ATP-dependent Clp protease ATP-binding subunit ClpX, which produces MNANQCSFCGKKRNEVQMLVSGQNGFICENCIEQAHSIVKESVSPTGYSPAETIDELKKPKQIKEFLDQYVIGQDQAKKQLSIAVYNHYKRLLHAKEENREVELEKSNIIMIGETGTGKTLLAKTIAKELNVPFCIVDATILTEAGYVGEDVESILSRLLMVADYDVEKAEKGIVFIDEIDKIARKSDNPSITRDVSGEGVQQGLLKLLEGSIVNVPPQGGRKHPDQKYIQVNTQNILFIAGGAFDGIKEIIERRMNKQAIGFSSEKINKVGEDDYILTNLNAIDLRSFGLIPELLGRFPIITYLEKLTKETMIRIMTEPKNSITNQFVELFKMDGTKLIFTESSIDKIVEETMEKGLGARGLRGTTEKVLEDYMFSIGEDEEIILTEDNILINK
- a CDS encoding T9SS type A sorting domain-containing protein, producing the protein MKKNLLAIGLLAIGYSVQAQNVLLHVDDAAKMYVSAGTLVYNGGGLQSRGSGVIDLHGNMMVVGTTADGIKRIPTDGTGGTSVTPNPTNVILRINTPGTPVTSTYGQLYIKGIPQNNITGSVDKEYAATKHGAYQQLGVPFFNKTFASLSSELGGGFDEIRWNGREILKWSNTNLRFDGSNPPSTPIPNASVAGITIGLSTTTTLADRTAYYAVGTGTYVPTTLSTVKGRPFADGDGLGSVAVGTNVVNLTPSTIPASFGIGGNNRNVYQEKYNTYIGDAFDPIPAWTAPTFGKYLYQYSNPFLTNIDLSMIGFVEAGATTDNNNISNIWGVIVDPQNVTWNSNTGGTATYAETQKVTFDVSGKPLGNLPSLVIKPLNTFKIKLRTATAHTLDFDNLRRFAFTARTEDAANPYSVTASKNTNSGSIKQLGVLALDAAGNQIGETFYVVAPHFTTGNITDPSLGSVQAMTSTTSAMIQTFEESVNGGVDPNYSSAYRLYINEANENNYKGKRIDLSIFGQNVASLKFEVRDDTVLIPNNTHTLSSGTGFYYSVGNGQAAQIYQGAVIPVNASNFGLYYGTPQTQGALNTGDLTKKSRTLVTYNPNIDHYIVRFDSDWKSASIEVFDASGKLVISEKSVKTDSDYVIKLDSSLKAFYVVKVVGNDGTIVNSKILIK
- a CDS encoding signal peptidase yields the protein MKFLVKKILPLLFLVVYGLGSAQNTPGTPCFPGDPCEKPPAPIDMYVYVLVIAAILMIAHFAKKYKAQKI
- a CDS encoding TlpA disulfide reductase family protein; this encodes MKKIFVVSGMLSAFSLQAQFSVNIQAPADFKEQEAILYTLNGSKDIIVTKELNKNNSWTFKYPKNYSGMMKVYFPSTNNSVSFISENKNVSIKLETLNNKVKNVIYQDEANELMNSIQESSQKKEMILPALTQIKEYYKDNTDFGKALTSEIGRLSGTSTADFSKHPFVSYYNTNYAKFLSNDPTKKVSQDEVIDFFDKSNDMLESSSLVRPILVSFLNSGGNTNVGQSVDKLLDKLKVETPRGQTVLSELIDIFDIYEMTEFKNKYLTLAKNLKCTITDRLASTIKSNANVEIGAIFPNYKFQSAVNTTAKSIADVKADKKVIVFWSSTCSHCESELPKLLEKYNDMKAKNIQIIGLSLDADKDSYTKKIVAFPWINDSELRGWNSSYAETYNVHATPSYFILDANNKIISKPDHVGDVLSYLNLK
- a CDS encoding DUF3810 domain-containing protein, with protein sequence MISAFESLFEIQKKIHQLIFSWIPFSVGDVLYILLGVFLFYFIIKCFKKKSRNESLLKILILLNIFYFTYQIFWGMLYFQKPIITKLPETEITLEKRKKLALKYLEKCKQTRSLVNENQQGVFNALNTKNIQVEILNQQNKLPSFISDKKADNINSFKPSLFKNIMSFTGILGYYNPFTAEAQYNAELPSSYLLFTLAHESSHQLGFAREQEANFIGYLIGVNSSNPELRYSTEYFTLKSLLNSIVYEDENFVNNVLKNYSAGMKRDRAYERKFILQHQGWLNDFFGFTNNLFLKSNQQEGSVTYSYFIDLLVRYEK
- a CDS encoding sugar MFS transporter, translated to MSNYSKQTNWGQFIPLVTVFFFWGFVAASNDILIPVFKEAFNLSQTESMLVQICFYVAYTVGSLIYMAVSKGIKQDLVNKIGYKNGLIVGLLISASGTLLFYPAANMGSFPLMISGLFIVGLGFSLQQIVANPLAIEVGPSETGSQRLTMAGGINNLGTTIGPLIVSFAIFGSATAASDKISIESVKIPYLILGAAFVLVAIMLRFSSLPAITPTILEDVEEETVGSHKKSALQFPQLVLGMIAIFVYVGVEVSTASNLPAYMEKDLGFSTKEVAPYISLYWASMMIGRWTGAVDAFDIKAGFKKILRFLAPYLAFAVFLLVNAVAKHDLSPFYVYGLIIIAMIICDVMSKGNPARMLLIFSTAGIAALLIGMFTTGMTSVYAFTSVGLFCSTLWPCIFALAINGLGKHTNQGSGLLIMMIMGGGIVSLIQGYVADLTNIHFSYIVGVICFAYLAFYALRVSSILRSQGIDLDKISKGSGH
- a CDS encoding 1-acyl-sn-glycerol-3-phosphate acyltransferase is translated as MVKILNYLWRFWLVVLAFLLTILLGLPVYLFSLNKKTYKYAYIFIRIWCYGVFYGMGMRYELINLTDKKIDKNTQYVVISNHTSIMDIMLPCILFPNHPLCYVGKIELVKIPIFGTIYKRICVMVDRSSPRSRADVYRRCAEKMEESNSIVLFPEGGVPDDTSIVLDQFKDGAFTLSSKHHSPIAIFTFIGLKEMFPFDNSKGFPGKVKVYFNDILEPTESPKDLKMSSFETIKKTLTDYS